In Collimonas arenae, a single genomic region encodes these proteins:
- a CDS encoding SDR family NAD(P)-dependent oxidoreductase, whose product MKSLNPPIADWRNLRVWIIGASSGIGAETASQLLAKGARVALSARNAEALQQIAANHPEALKLRLDITLPGTVAAARDSILRQWEGIDLVLIVAGAYHEMRADRFDLKIANQLVDTNLRGVFNCLDATLPTLLRQEKGAIGIVASAAGYSGLPKATVYGPTKAALINLAECLFLDLRPRNIGVYLVNPGFVDTPLTAGNKFKMPALMPAPEAASALIKGMERGDFHLHFPRRFTNWLRLARLLPYHLYFALVRKVTGL is encoded by the coding sequence ATGAAATCTCTCAATCCACCCATCGCGGACTGGCGAAATTTGCGGGTCTGGATTATCGGCGCATCGAGCGGCATTGGTGCTGAAACAGCGAGCCAATTGCTGGCAAAGGGCGCTCGCGTCGCCCTCTCCGCGCGCAATGCCGAGGCGCTTCAGCAAATCGCTGCAAACCACCCCGAAGCGCTGAAACTGAGATTGGATATCACCTTGCCGGGCACCGTAGCGGCAGCGCGCGACAGCATCCTGCGGCAATGGGAAGGCATCGACCTGGTGCTGATCGTGGCCGGCGCGTATCACGAAATGCGCGCCGACAGATTCGACCTGAAGATCGCTAACCAGCTGGTCGACACCAATCTGCGCGGCGTCTTCAACTGCCTGGACGCGACCTTGCCCACATTGCTGAGACAGGAAAAGGGCGCAATCGGCATCGTGGCTTCGGCTGCCGGTTATAGCGGCTTGCCGAAGGCGACGGTCTATGGCCCCACCAAAGCCGCCTTGATCAATCTCGCGGAATGTCTGTTCCTTGACCTGCGGCCGCGCAATATCGGCGTCTACCTGGTGAATCCGGGCTTCGTCGATACCCCGCTAACGGCAGGGAACAAATTCAAAATGCCAGCGCTGATGCCGGCGCCAGAAGCTGCATCGGCGCTCATCAAGGGTATGGAGCGGGGTGATTTTCATCTGCACTTCCCGCGCCGCTTTACCAACTGGTTGCGACTGGCGCGTTTGCTGCCGTATCACCTGTATTTTGCATTGGTACGCAAGGTGACCGGACTATGA
- a CDS encoding PhaM family polyhydroxyalkanoate granule multifunctional regulatory protein — MSGSNIPGADAMQDSLEFIKKMWGGMGVPGMVVPTLSVEEINKKITDLKAVESWLNLNLNMLRTSIQALEVQSATLSALRAMGAVSQSNIESGESAANAWAMPSGFPFSFMSPSQNADAPPASAPTPKQHEPEPPVEPAAAEAASSSPGNANAWWDLLQNQFKQAVNSVAATEKAGKQASTAAAKSETKSGPKAPAKPRSKTAAKPAVKKAGSATGKTKPAPK, encoded by the coding sequence ATGAGCGGTTCGAATATTCCAGGAGCAGATGCGATGCAGGACAGTCTTGAATTCATCAAGAAGATGTGGGGCGGTATGGGTGTGCCGGGAATGGTCGTGCCGACCTTGTCGGTGGAAGAGATCAACAAGAAAATCACTGATCTCAAAGCTGTCGAGTCGTGGCTCAATCTTAACCTGAACATGTTGCGCACCTCCATCCAGGCGCTTGAGGTGCAAAGCGCGACGCTCTCGGCCCTGCGTGCGATGGGGGCGGTCAGTCAATCGAATATTGAGAGCGGCGAGTCTGCAGCGAACGCCTGGGCCATGCCGTCGGGCTTTCCGTTTTCCTTCATGAGTCCGTCTCAGAATGCCGATGCACCGCCGGCTTCTGCGCCAACTCCGAAACAGCATGAACCGGAGCCGCCCGTTGAACCGGCGGCTGCCGAGGCTGCATCTTCCTCTCCGGGGAATGCGAACGCCTGGTGGGACCTGTTGCAGAACCAGTTCAAGCAGGCGGTGAACAGCGTGGCGGCGACGGAGAAGGCGGGGAAACAGGCTTCAACCGCGGCAGCCAAGAGTGAGACCAAAAGTGGCCCCAAGGCCCCGGCTAAACCGCGCAGCAAGACAGCTGCCAAACCCGCGGTGAAAAAAGCAGGCAGTGCCACTGGAAAAACCAAGCCGGCTCCCAAATAA
- a CDS encoding nuclear transport factor 2 family protein, translating into MNSPQMATLARVVYFFEHLSPDNLLELPLVYADDAWFKDPFNEVKGLAEIGRIFAHMFVQADSARFVVTSQLAQDQAAFLTWDFEFKMKRFSMAPQSIRGATHLHFNDAGLVTYHRDYWDAAEELYEKLPLLSGLMRILKRAARN; encoded by the coding sequence ATGAACAGCCCCCAGATGGCAACGCTGGCAAGAGTGGTGTACTTCTTTGAACACCTGTCGCCCGACAATCTGCTGGAACTGCCGCTGGTATATGCCGACGACGCCTGGTTCAAGGATCCATTCAACGAAGTCAAGGGTCTGGCCGAGATCGGCCGCATCTTTGCCCATATGTTTGTACAGGCCGACAGCGCGCGTTTTGTCGTAACCTCGCAATTGGCGCAAGACCAGGCTGCCTTCCTGACTTGGGACTTCGAGTTCAAGATGAAACGATTTTCCATGGCGCCGCAATCGATACGCGGCGCCACCCATCTGCATTTCAACGACGCCGGCCTGGTCACTTATCATCGCGACTATTGGGACGCGGCCGAAGAACTGTACGAAAAATTGCCGCTGCTAAGCGGCTTGATGCGAATATTGAAACGCGCTGCGCGCAACTAG
- a CDS encoding branched-chain amino acid ABC transporter substrate-binding protein produces the protein MLHRSHFTASIALAFTLAGTFAPSPAFSATPANLAPIRLGMIEGMSGPFANAGEAVEHNIRFAVEQVNARGGVRLPDGRHLLSLAVFDSKQGVEDALLQLKQLTDQKIPFVLEGNSSAVAGALVEAINKHNARTPDNRVLFMNYSAVDPALTNEKCSFWHFRFDANADMRMRALVEVIKNDRQAKSVYLIGQDYSFGQQVAKAARQQLQVARPDIKIVGDELHPVGKVKDFAPYIAKIRASGADTVITGNWGNDLTLLVKAAKEAGVHLKFYTFYANSLGAPAAIGDAGVGIVRAVAEWHPNVADGVQDAASDAFYRSFRQRFPQSKDDYLFLRMDVMIDMLVAAIEKAQTTEAVAVARALEGAQYKSRFHEASMRAYDHQLIQPLYVAVMQKLADGGIRFDNEGSGYGFKTERYLAPAATALPSTCKMQRP, from the coding sequence ATGCTACACCGATCACATTTCACCGCCAGCATTGCGCTGGCATTCACGCTGGCGGGTACGTTCGCGCCGTCGCCGGCATTTTCTGCGACGCCAGCCAATTTGGCGCCGATCCGACTGGGCATGATAGAAGGCATGTCGGGACCCTTCGCCAATGCCGGCGAGGCAGTGGAGCACAATATCCGCTTTGCGGTAGAGCAGGTCAATGCGCGTGGCGGCGTGCGCTTGCCGGACGGCCGTCATCTGCTGAGCCTGGCGGTGTTTGACAGCAAGCAGGGAGTTGAAGACGCCTTATTGCAGTTAAAGCAATTGACTGACCAGAAAATCCCGTTCGTGCTCGAGGGTAATAGTTCTGCGGTTGCCGGAGCACTGGTGGAAGCGATCAACAAGCACAATGCCAGAACCCCGGATAATCGCGTGTTATTCATGAATTACTCGGCGGTCGATCCGGCGCTGACCAACGAAAAATGTAGTTTCTGGCACTTCCGTTTCGACGCCAATGCCGACATGCGCATGCGCGCACTGGTGGAGGTCATCAAAAATGACCGCCAGGCCAAAAGCGTTTACCTGATCGGCCAGGATTACAGTTTCGGCCAGCAAGTCGCCAAGGCAGCGCGTCAGCAACTGCAAGTCGCGAGGCCAGACATCAAGATCGTCGGCGATGAGCTGCACCCGGTTGGCAAGGTGAAGGATTTTGCACCGTACATCGCCAAAATCCGTGCCAGCGGCGCCGATACGGTGATCACAGGTAATTGGGGCAATGACTTGACCTTGCTGGTGAAAGCGGCGAAGGAAGCCGGCGTGCATCTCAAGTTCTACACCTTCTATGCCAACAGCCTGGGAGCGCCGGCGGCCATCGGCGATGCCGGCGTAGGCATCGTGCGCGCTGTAGCTGAGTGGCATCCGAATGTTGCCGATGGCGTCCAGGATGCAGCCAGCGATGCGTTCTACCGCAGTTTTCGCCAGCGCTTCCCGCAATCCAAAGATGACTACCTGTTTTTGCGTATGGATGTCATGATCGACATGTTGGTTGCGGCTATCGAGAAAGCCCAGACAACGGAGGCGGTAGCGGTTGCGCGTGCACTTGAAGGCGCGCAATACAAGAGCCGGTTTCACGAAGCCAGCATGCGTGCGTACGATCATCAGCTGATCCAGCCGCTGTATGTCGCGGTCATGCAGAAACTTGCCGACGGTGGCATCCGGTTTGATAATGAAGGCAGCGGCTACGGTTTCAAGACCGAGCGCTATCTGGCGCCGGCAGCGACGGCTTTGCCAAGTACATGCAAGATGCAGCGGCCCTGA
- a CDS encoding DUF3833 domain-containing protein has product MNKKSMRKYGITLDDIALSFSKPHLDAHS; this is encoded by the coding sequence ATGAATAAAAAAAGCATGCGCAAATACGGCATCACACTTGACGACATCGCTTTATCGTTCAGCAAACCGCATCTGGACGCTCATTCATGA